CCGCGGCTCCTCCTGTTCCGCGCGGTTCGTGAAGAATCCGTTCTGGTAAAGTATCGTCATCCTTTGTGAAGCCGCACCGGGAGTTGAAAAGCCGCTTCAGTGTAAAGATGCGCTTACCTGTCTCTTCTAGCTCTTCTCTGGTCATCTCCCAGCCTGTAACGCCGTGAATCCATGTAAGGAGATCATCAATGGAGACACAGGCAAGGATTGGAAATTTGCATATTTTTAGAGAGTCGAGAACGCCCATAAAGTTCTGGAAAGGAACGTTCAGTTCTCCTTTCCCGTCATCGATGGTCCTGTCGAGGACCTCTGTAATTCCAAAATCCTTATAAGTAGCGTTTCGTTCACAGGCGTATGTGTAGCCTGAAAGATGGCAGGCTCCGCGGCTTGATGTGGCATATCCGGCAGCCAGGCTTTTGTAGCAGCGAGGATCGTGGGCAGGAAGGTCAAGGCCTTTTACGTGAATTGCATATCGCTCAGCCCCATGTCCTATTATTTCAGCTGCCTTGCGGGTTCCTAGGCTGAGAATAGCGCCGAAGCCTTCTCTTTTTCCCATGGCTTCCACTATTCGGATCATGGCCTTTCCGTCTCCCCAATTAAGGGGAAATCCGATTTCTTTCTCTGTAACGATGCCCCGTTCAAAAAGCTCCATGGCAAAGGCTACTGCTGCCCCTGTCGAGATGGTGTCGAGGCCGTAGCGGTTACAGATATCGGCAGCCCGGGCTATATCTTTCAGATCGTTGACAAGACAGTTGCTTCCCAACATGCCGATGGTTTCGTACTCAGGCCCTGCCCCAGCAATATTATCGAAGGCAACTTCTCTCCCGCAACGGATGGGACACGCAACGCAGCCGTAATTTTCTGTGAGGATTGTGTCGGCCATGGCTTCACCCGTAATAGACAAGACTTCTGGTTTCCATGAGCCTTGCTGCCAGTTTTTAATGGGCAAATCCCCGTATTCTTCGGCCAAGGATACTCCGCCGGCAGTTCCAAAACGGGTCATACCTGCCAATTTCTGAGAAAATAAAAGGTGTTTTTCTTTTGAGAGGGCCCGCACTTTTTCTTCGTCGAACAGGCCTGGTCTAAAAGTCCCCCCAGCGACAATGGCTTTTAGATTTTTACTTCCCATGACTGCGCCAAGGCCGCATCGACCAGCAGCTCGAGCATGGGGTCCGTCGTGCATTATTCCTGCTATGAGGGCCATTTTTTCTCCTGCCGGGCCTATGCATGAAACACCGCAAGCTCCTCCAAACTCCTCTTTAAGCATCTGTTCGGTTTCAAAGGAATCTTTTCCCCATAAAAGAGATGCGTCGCGAAGAGAAACTTCTCCGTTGCGAATGACTATATAGACAGGCTTTTCAGCTTTCCCCTCCACAATAAGGCCGTAAAAGCCCCCTCGCAAAAGATGAAATCCAAAAGTTCCGCCAGCGTCTGATTCGCCGTGGGCCCCTGTCAGGGGAGATTTTGAAACGATCTGATGTCGGCCGCTGGTGGGTATTCCAGTGCCCTGAAAGGGTCCATTCATAAAAATAAGCGGGTTTTCCGCCCCTAAAGGGTCAATTTCCGGACGGGAATATTTGAAGTAAAAATAGGTGCCGAGGCCTGAACCTCCTATGAAACGGCGAGCTACCCCCTCTTCCACTGAGAACGTATCTATTGTCCCAGTGGAAAGATCGATATGGACCATTTGCATTTTCATAACCAATCTCCCCCTTTATTGCCTTTTTTACTCTTTTCATTATATACTGCAAATATTTCTTGAGCATTTATTATTACAACAAAAAGGAGCCCTGCTTTCATGGAATTCAACCGAGGGGAACGTGCCCTATTAGTGACATCCGTAGGTTTTTGGATTAATCTGATTCTTACCATTGTAAAATATGCGGCAGGATTCACCGCTCATAGCGGAGCCATGATTGCTGACGCTACCCATTCTCTCTCAGATCTTGTTACCGATGTAGTGGTATTTTTCGGTTTTAAAGTGGTCAACAAGCCTGCAGATAAAGATCATCGGTATGGCCATGGAAAGGTGGAAACTCTTTTAGCTTCTTTATGCGGAGTGGTCTTATTTGTGGCAGGCACAGGGATTTTGCTTGAAGCCGCTCATAAAATTATTATGATCTTGAGAGGAGAGGCTCTTCCCCGGCCTGGAATGCTTGCCTTGGGGGCTGCCTTTTTGTCCATTGTGGTAAAAGAACTTCTATACCGATATACAGCCCACTGGGCCAAAAATATAAACAGCCCGGCTCTTTTGGCCAAGGCTTGGGACCATCGTTCCGATGCTTTTTCGTCCATAGGCGTTCTTTTTGGCATCGCAGGGGCCCGTTTTTTAGGAGGCGGAGGCCGCATCCTCGATCCCATTGCGGCAGCTGCTGTAAGTTTTTTTATCATTCGAGTCTCGCTGCCGATAATGCTTGAGAGCTTGAATGAACTTCTTGAGGGAGCTCTCGATAGAGAAACGGAAGAGCGGATCATAGCCCTTATAAGGGAGTCGAAGGAGATTCGCGAAGTCCACCATTTGCGAACTCGTCGGGTCGGTCCCTATATTGCCATGGAAACCCATGTTCTCGTCGATAGGTCTATGAGCCTGGTGGAAGCCCATTATATAGCCTCAGTGGTGGAAGACAGGCTTCATCAGGAGTTTGGGCCGGAAACCCTCATCTCCCTTCATGTTGAACCTCTTCCGGAAAGAGGGAAAGATCACGTTGATGACCACGTGTCGGAACATCCGAACCACCCCCATTAAATAAGAAATCTGAGGCCCGGGTACATAGGTTGCCCGGGCTTTTCCTTTGTCGTATAATAATTGGTTAGCAAAGGTCAGGGAAGGGTGATGGCATGCCTGTAACATATAAAGATTACTACGCTGTTCTCGGGATTGATCGCAACGCCACCCAGGATGATGTTCGCAAGGCCTATCGTAATTTAGCGAAAAAGTACCATCCTGATGTAAACAAATCGCCGGGAAGTGAAGAGCGGTACAAAGAGATCAACGAAGCCTATGAAGTGCTTAAGGATTCTGATAAACGTCAGAGGTACGATACTTTAGGCAATCAGTGGAGAGAGGGCCAAACCTTTACTCCTCCGCCAGAATGGGGACAGGGTGGCACTTTCCGCATGGATTTTGGTGAAGGAGGGGGCTCTGACTTCAGTGAATTCTTCAAGACCATTTTTGGAGGTTTTGGAGGTGTCCAGGGCGGGGCTGAGGACTTTTTCTTCAGAGGTGCGCCTCGGCGCCGCAAGGGGGAAGATATTGAAGTTCAGATGGAGCTGACTCTCTCAGATGTGATTTGCCGTGATTCCAAGACTATTTCGCTAGAACGGTATGAGATTGGGGCTGATGGCCGGCGGATTCCTCGAACTCAGACTCTTACTATCAACTTCCCCCAGGGTATTACCGACGGCAGCCGGATACGCCTTCCCGGAAAAGGGGGCCAGGGAATGGGCGAGGGGCCAAATGGAGATCTCTATATCACGATAAAGCTGAGAAAGGATCCACACTTTCAAGTGGATCAATATGATTTGACCACTGTCATGCGCGTTTCACCCTGGGAAGCGGCATTAGGAACCTCCCTTTCGGTGAAAACTCTTCAGGGAGTGGTGAGTATGAAGCTTCCGGCAGGAACACAGAGCGGGCAGCGTCTTCGCTTGAGGGGGAAAGGACTGCCGCGAAGGAAAGGAGCTCAGCCTGGAAACTTATATGTGATCGTAGAGATCGCTGTTCCTAAAAGCTTGTCACAAAAGGAGCGGGAGCTCTTTGAAGAGTTGGCGAAAGTTTCATCCTTTAACCCTCGCGGCATGAAAGATCAATGAAGTTCAAGGAGAGGGGCAGACTGAGGTTTGGGAGAAGAAAGAGAAAGAACTTCAATAGATATGGAATCGCTTCGCCCCTGCTCATCCATTACAGAAATACTATGACGCCCCGGAGAGAGCTTCCAGAAGAGCTCTTTCGGGGCTTTGCTTTGCCCGAAAAACTCATTATCCAAATACCAGAAAAGAATATCCTTGCTTCCTTCACATCGGAGGGCTATCTTTTGTCCCCTTCCTTCGGGGGTGAGAAAGAATTGAGATTGGGGCAGAGGCGATGTGATAGTTAGTTTCTGCGGTTCTTGAGTAAGGGGTATATCTGGCTGTCCTTTGCCTTTTTGGTGAATGGAGCAGCGGTCGTTTCTTGAAATGCCTGGAATGTACCAGTCCATTCTGTGGGCGGGGCAATTTTTTGTGGGAGGAAGGCCTGAAAGGGCGCAGACCTCTCGTTGGGCAAGAGCGGCAGGGGGCATGTACCACTTACATTTTCCTTTTGTGGCGGCCTGGATCATTTCTATGGCGGCGGAAGACGCAATTTTTAACCCCGTAAGAAGAGGATGGGGGAAACCCGCGGGGTCTCCAAACCAGACAACTATCGTATGTTCAGGGGTATAGGCTGCGGTCCAGGCATCCCTCAATCCGTAGGATGTTCCCGTTTTAAAGGCTATGGACATATTCTGGTTGGCCATTCCCTCCTGATGTACAGGAAGTAAACGGCCTGGATCCCTTAATATATCTGCAATAAGAAAGCAGCTCGCCTCGTCAAAAATCCGTTTTTCGTAGGGAGCATCATTTTCCTTTACCATTTGAAGGGGGCGTTGAATGCCTAAATTGGCCAGGGTTTCGTAGGCCAGGGCCATTTGGGTTACAGTGGTTTCGCACCCTCCGAGAATCAGGGAATCCCCATAATGGGACGGTTCGTGAGTGAGGGATGCAATGCCGGCAGCTCGCAGTGTTTGAAGAAGAGTCTCTGTCCCTACGGTGCGAAGAACTCTCACAGCCGGAACGTTCAGTGAAAGGGCGAGGGCTTTTCTTGCTGAAACGGGACCCCGGTAGGTAAGGTCAAAGTTTCGGGGAGCGAGGCCGCCGAAGGAAAGAGGCGAGTCCACAAGAAGGGAAGAAGGGGTAAGAAGACCTCTTCTGAAAGCTTCGAGATAGACAAAGGGTTTAAGGGCTGAACCTGGTGAACGCAGAGCCTGACAGCAGTCAATCCAGCTCCCCCACTGTTTTGTTCCCAGCCGCCCATTCCCTACATAGGCCAGGATAGCGCCAGTGGGATTATGAACGACCATGGCGGCTCCAGTAATAGAAGGGGGGAGGCCGCTAAGGGTTCTCTGAATAACATGCTCTGCTCGCTTCTGAAGTTGCATGTCCAGGGTTGTTGTAATGACAAGAGCTTCAGACTGAGAGAGCACTTGGTGGGCAAAATGGAAGGCCAAGGCTGGCATGGAATAGGTTTGGTCTGGAAGTGGGGTTCCAGCCCTTTTCGCGGCGAAACTTTTTGATATGAGTTTTTGATCCGCAATAGCGGCCAATATCTGGTTTCGGAGCGTCATGGCTCTCTTGGGGTTTCTGTCCGGCCTGAATAGGGAGGGGCCTCGGAGCATGCCGATGAGGAGGGCCGCTTCTTCTACGTTAAGGGTGGCGGCCGGCTTGCCAAACCAGATTCGGCTCGCTGCTTCTACCCCTCGAATGTTGCTTCCGAAAGGCGCTCTATTGAGATAGATTTCAAGAATTTCTTTTTTTGAAAGAAGTCTTTCCAGTTTCATGGCCTGAAGGAACTCCGCTATTTTCATGGGGATGGTTCGCGGCCTTGAAATAGAGAGGCGGATGACCTGGCTTGTGATAGTAGAGGCACCGGAAACGACTTTCTTAGCTCGGATGTTTTGCAATCCTGCCCGGGCAATGGCAAAAAAATCTACGCCATGGTGAGACCAGAATTTGCGGTCTTCAATAGCTACGGCGATATGGGGGAGCCAAGCGCCCATTTGTTCGTAAGATATGGGAATGCACCATTCTGAAGAGGAAGAAAGGCTCACGAAAAAAGGACGCAGCTTTTCATCGAGAAGGATAGGTGAAGTTGGCCATTCTCTGACCTTTTCAATATGTAATGGTATGAGAAGAGGGCTGACCCAGAGGAGAAAAAGGAGAGCTCCGCCCAGGACCAGCCCTTTACGCCATTTTTTATTCAATGGTGAGCGTGCCTCCATGGCTCAGGCTCCTTATGCCCGGATTATACATGTCTTCCACTGACACTGGCGGAAGGGCAAAGGTGCCCCGGGTTACAGCTCTTGTTGTGTATCGATATATAAGGGGGCCTTTAAGGTTTGTAATGAAAAGGATAAGGCGGTCGTCCCTTTTTTCTGCCCTGATCTCGCCCCCGTCAGCGGGCATATAGTAGATTTCTCCTGTGGATTCTATTTCCAACCCGCCGGGAAGAAGATCTGAGAGCACAAGGGTTGTCGTTGGGGCCAAGGGAGTGACATAAAGCTCCACAGAAAGCTTCTGCCCGAGGGAGGCGCTGCTGTTTACAACCCGCCGTACTTCAATTCCCTTATTGTAAGCTTCTACCGCTGCCTCTGGCACTCCCGAAAGGGACAGGCCGTAATAAAGGGGTCCTTCCCCTTTAAGGCGAAGGATCAGGTCGTGAGAAACAGCGTCTAAAGGAAGGGCGATCTCTTCTTTCTCTGAGATTTTTGCAAGGGGCGATCCCTCAGAAAGAAACACTTCTGCAGTAAAAGGCTTCTTTTGAAGAGGCAAAGTGCTTTCCATATATCGTCCCAGTGCGAGAAGGACTAAGGCGTTTTCCTGAGTTGTTTCCCACGTTTCTTTATAAAGCTGTTCAGTAAGTTCGGATGCAAGGGCTATTGTTTCTGGCGCCAGAGGGTCGAGAGCGTTCCACATTAGCAGCAGCAGGGCTTTGTTTCTCCAGTACAGTTCGTAGGTAGGGCCCCCCACCCCTTCTTCTGTTGAAAAAAGTACTTGGCCGAGCTCTTTTAATGGGGCGGTGTTTTTCTGATAAAGAGAGTAGGCTCCGGCCAGAAAGATCCGCCCTGAATCAGTCATTGCCTGTCTGTGCCCTTTCAGGTGCTCCATCCAGCCCAAGGGAGGTTCCCCGTTCAATGTAAGAACATAAGAGGCATAGGCTCTGACTGCTAGTTTTTCAGGCCCTTCTTCATCGCTAAGAGAAAGAATCTGGCGCAGATAGGACAAAGCCCCTTCCAGCAGACCTTCTGGAAGAGGAATATTCTTTTTGGCTGTTTCTACAAGAAAATGGGAGGCGTAGACGCTGCCCCATAAGTGGGGAATGCCCTCACCGCTCCACGAAACGAAACTGCCGTCAAAAAGCTGAAGGTTTCCAAGGCGGCGAAGAATGGATTCTAGCTGCTTCTCCACCTCTTTTTTAGAGGAGAGAAGAGGATCAATGTGTTTTGCCAAATTAGGCATCACAAGCAGTGGCCAGCCCCTCGATACGGTTTGTTCAAGACAGCTGTAGGGATAATAATGCACGAAATTGAAAGCGCCGGTGAGGTTGGCCGTGGGAAGGGCCGATAGAATCAGCGTTCCCTTTTGTGTTCCAGAGAACCATCCACCGGAAACTGGAAGAGTATGGTCTCCTTCTTCTGTGATAACGCCGCTTTGAGTTGTGGTGATTTTGGGATAGGGCGGACGGATTGTTATCTCTTTAGAAAGGGTGAAGCTTTTCTCTCCCCACTGAGCTTCAATGTCAAGGCTTCCTGTTCCGGCTTTTGCCCCTGCGGTTACGGGCATTGCCGTGCTAATTCTGCCCTTTGCCGGGACAGAAAGGGTGACCACTTTATTGTCATCTATGGTCATGCCCTGGACCTCCTTGACCCGAAGGGTCACTTTTTGTTCAACATCCCCCTGGGAGAAAAGGGTGACAGGCATTATAAAATGATCCCCAGGGGCAACAGCCCGTGGAAGGGAAGGTTCTACAACTATGTCACGCTGAATGACCACTGATTGCGCAAAAGATCCAAAAGCAGAACCTGCCACAGCTACAGCCATGAGGCGCCCTTTGCCGCTGAATTCGGGGATGTCAAGGTCTATGACCGCCTTGCCTTCATGGTTTGTCCCTGCCTCCCCTTCAAAAAGAGAGAGGATGGTAAAGGATCGTCCTGTAAGGAGGGGTGAGAGCAGGCCGCCCATTGCAGCGTCATACATAGCTTCAGCGCTGTCTCCTCCCGAGGGATGAAGAAGAGGAGTTTTCCGGGATTCAAGGGGCATAAGCTGGTCGTACATGTCGTTTGTGAAAGCTGACAGCTCTCTTTTGCCCAAAAAGAATGTATCCGGGGCAGGAGTTTCATATCCGGTTAGCCCTAAAATGCCCTCATCAACTAAAGCCAGGGCAACGTACCCCTCCACAGGTCTTTGCTTGAAATCTTTGAGCCAGACCGTTACGGGAAGACGGGAGCCAGGTTCTATTTCCTGTGGGCTTTCTATTGAAACGGATAAGTGAGATTCTGGTTTATCGACGAAAAGGGGGATTGTTCCTAAAGCGCGGTGCGCCCCCCATGCGTCGTAATCTTTATCTGAAACAGAACGAATGACCCAGGCAGTGCAATAGGCGTTGGGAACCATATCTTCCGTAATCTTAACCTTGAGAGAGGTTTCTCCGGATTTCATTTCTTCTATTTTTCGAATAAGCTGTCTATCTGTATCCACTGTAAAGAGAAGCAGTCCCTGGAAAGGGGATTGGATGTTGACAGTGGCAGTTTCCCCAGGGACATATTTTTCTTTATCGGTGGAGATGATAACCCTGTCGATAAGGGGAGAGCCCCCTTCCCCGGATCCAAAAGAGTACCAGACTTGCAGCCTTGTTGACGCTGAACTGCCCGTTTCCTGATCTTCAAATTGCAGAAGGTACTCTCCAGGCTCCTGGGGAGTGAAGGTAAAAAGGCCGATTCCCTGGGAAAGAGCGACTTCTTTGACTTCAGGTGTGCCAATTTCTTCCTGTTCTTCCATGCGGGTCTGGTCAGCATACCGTTTCAAGGTGTAATGTTTCATGATCTTTGACACAGACACGGTGAGGGAGTGAAGAGGAGCCGGGGTTCCGTCAGGGATCACTGCTGCCACTCTGATTTCATAAGGTTTTTGTGGGAGCGGGGCGTCTTTGCTTTTCTCTATGCCAATCATGTAGGGGGCGGGATAGCAGGGTATGGAAACTGTTTGGGGGACCCACCGTCCACCCTCTTCCCTCACCCTGATGGTAAAAAGAAAGTTTAAGACTGACGGAGCCATGAGTTCTCCCCTCGCTTTATAAGAGAGAGATCCCTTGCCTGTTTCATCGAGATTGCCTTGTCCAATGAATTCATTGACAGGTTCCGATTTTTTTTCCGGATCTCCAAAAATGTAGGCTTTCCATTTGGGGTGAGCAAAGGAAGAAGAAACAGCCCTTACCTCTCCTTCCCAGGGGAGATCAGAGGCAGGGGCTCCGAAAAGGTAGCGGGAAGAAAATGAAAGCAGTAATTCCTCTTCTGGCTTGAGGGCCTTGACACTTTCTTCAATGAGGACCTCGAGGCGTGGAGGGGCAAACTCTTCAACATAGAAGGTCATGGTTCCAAGGGGGGTTTTTTCATTTCCTGGCATAAGAAGGGCCAGCTGATAGGCTCCTGTCATAATGTTTTCAGGGATTTCCCATGAGTAGAGGAGCGTTCCTTCTTGAGAAAGTTTCGCTGTGGAACGGGAGAGTTCTTTCCCATGGCTGGAAGTGATGGTAAGAAGGAGAGGGAAGGAAGATGGCGCCTGGTGTGCTCCATCTCTCACAATTGCCTTGAATTGGGCGGTTTCTCCCGGTCTGAAAATATTGCGAGGAGCGAAACAGAAAGCTTCGTATCCCTTTCGAAGATAGGGGCGGCCAGAAATGTCAAAACCGTTGTCAGCGACGACGTTTCTATCCAAAGGCAGAAAAGACATATCCCCGTCTTTCTCTACGGTAATAAGGAAGGGGCGGAGTTCATCGTTCCATGGCGCTGTGCGGTGAAGCATAAAAATGCCGTCCCGTCCTGTTTTTCCTTCTGCTATGAGTTGGTTGCTTCGGGAATAGACGCGCACTTCAGCTTTCACCAAAGCTTCGAGTTTCCGAATGGAGTTGGCCCAGACCATGATCCCCTCAGAATAGGTTCTTGCCATAATTCCTATATCGGTGAGGGCCACCACTTGCTGGGCTTCCTGCCATGTGTTTGGAGCGGTGTTTCTTGCAGTGAGCAGAAAAACCCCCTTCTCGTCCTTTGCCAGTTCTCGAAGGTCTATGGCCCGCCTTTCAGCAATATTGGGGGTGCCCTGGATTTTTGCTTTTTTCTGAGCCGTAAGGTTTGAAAGTTCCCGTGGGACAGAATTAATGCCTGTCATCACCGCATAGGGTATGTTATTTTCGTAAAGACGCCACAGGCTCATTTCCACTTCATCTATATTGACTGTTTCAAGAGGGATTCGAGAGTCTTCCGCGGGGGAGAGGAACATTCCTCCCGTGGGAAAGGCAATAGAAGGTTCAACATCTGAAAAAACAAACGCTTTTTTGAATTCTTCGCCTAACTGACTTCCAGTTCGGGTGGAGAGTTCCTTTTTCAAGGTGAGGACATAGCGCTGGCGGGGTTGAAAGGGACCATCAATTGTAAATCCGTTGTATTCAGGGTTTACTGTAAAGGGGATCTTAGGCTCAAGAGATATGAAATTGCTGGCTTTTGCCATATCTATCGGCGAGGATGTCTGGATCATAATAGATCCGCGGTTCGGTCCCTGAAGATAATTCCATGATCCACGAACGGCCAAAGCAGAGGATAGCAGTATTTTTTGCTCAATGGGCTTTTCGAGGCCGAGGGGGCCTGCTTCGCTGGTCAGCCCACTGGCAATGGAAAGAAGAAGCTCATTTCCGTCAAAGGGTCGGGTTGTAAGAGTAATTGAGGTGGAGGGATGTTCCCCTGAAACAGAGTAGGGTACCATTCTTCCATAGGAGTCTTTGAGGGTTGCGAATCCGCGAATTCGAATGGGAGAAACAGGAGCGGAAAAAAGAAGTTCGAGGGTAGCGAGGCCATCCTCTGTAAGATCAATTTGACGGCACTCAACAAAAGTCAAAGACGGGGTCTGGAAGCGGAAAGAGTGGCGGCCCGCCAATAGCCGTCCTTTTTCATCACGCAGGTCTTCTTTCATTTCTACAGTATATTGAGTGGCGGAAGAAAGAGGTTTGATGAGTTTCAGTGTGAAGGTTTGAGGATCGTTCCATGTTCCTTCAGCCGGAATGGCAGGGTATATGGATAAGGGCCATGTTTCAGAAGGCGTGACTGGGGCCGAAAAAACAACAGTTATAAGGGGCGCTCTTTCTTCTATTGATCCTTGCGGCTTGAAATCTGTGACTACAAAGTCTTCAGCGGCCCAAAGGTGTCCCGAAACCAAAAAGAGAACGAGGATGACAAAAGTCAGAAGAGGAATATTTTTCTTCTTCATGGTTTTCCCTCCATTAAAAAAGTCTTTTCATACCATACATATTATATCTTCTTCTTTTGTTCTCACCATAAGAGTTTTCTTATAAAATA
This region of Aminobacterium colombiense DSM 12261 genomic DNA includes:
- a CDS encoding aldehyde ferredoxin oxidoreductase family protein: MKMQMVHIDLSTGTIDTFSVEEGVARRFIGGSGLGTYFYFKYSRPEIDPLGAENPLIFMNGPFQGTGIPTSGRHQIVSKSPLTGAHGESDAGGTFGFHLLRGGFYGLIVEGKAEKPVYIVIRNGEVSLRDASLLWGKDSFETEQMLKEEFGGACGVSCIGPAGEKMALIAGIMHDGPHARAAGRCGLGAVMGSKNLKAIVAGGTFRPGLFDEEKVRALSKEKHLLFSQKLAGMTRFGTAGGVSLAEEYGDLPIKNWQQGSWKPEVLSITGEAMADTILTENYGCVACPIRCGREVAFDNIAGAGPEYETIGMLGSNCLVNDLKDIARAADICNRYGLDTISTGAAVAFAMELFERGIVTEKEIGFPLNWGDGKAMIRIVEAMGKREGFGAILSLGTRKAAEIIGHGAERYAIHVKGLDLPAHDPRCYKSLAAGYATSSRGACHLSGYTYACERNATYKDFGITEVLDRTIDDGKGELNVPFQNFMGVLDSLKICKFPILACVSIDDLLTWIHGVTGWEMTREELEETGKRIFTLKRLFNSRCGFTKDDDTLPERILHEPRGTGGAADTLPDLQKQLECYYAARGWDEKGIPTYEQLKKLGIEEFAL
- a CDS encoding cation diffusion facilitator family transporter; this translates as MEFNRGERALLVTSVGFWINLILTIVKYAAGFTAHSGAMIADATHSLSDLVTDVVVFFGFKVVNKPADKDHRYGHGKVETLLASLCGVVLFVAGTGILLEAAHKIIMILRGEALPRPGMLALGAAFLSIVVKELLYRYTAHWAKNINSPALLAKAWDHRSDAFSSIGVLFGIAGARFLGGGGRILDPIAAAAVSFFIIRVSLPIMLESLNELLEGALDRETEERIIALIRESKEIREVHHLRTRRVGPYIAMETHVLVDRSMSLVEAHYIASVVEDRLHQEFGPETLISLHVEPLPERGKDHVDDHVSEHPNHPH
- a CDS encoding DnaJ C-terminal domain-containing protein — protein: MPVTYKDYYAVLGIDRNATQDDVRKAYRNLAKKYHPDVNKSPGSEERYKEINEAYEVLKDSDKRQRYDTLGNQWREGQTFTPPPEWGQGGTFRMDFGEGGGSDFSEFFKTIFGGFGGVQGGAEDFFFRGAPRRRKGEDIEVQMELTLSDVICRDSKTISLERYEIGADGRRIPRTQTLTINFPQGITDGSRIRLPGKGGQGMGEGPNGDLYITIKLRKDPHFQVDQYDLTTVMRVSPWEAALGTSLSVKTLQGVVSMKLPAGTQSGQRLRLRGKGLPRRKGAQPGNLYVIVEIAVPKSLSQKERELFEELAKVSSFNPRGMKDQ
- the pbpC gene encoding penicillin-binding protein 1C, which encodes MEARSPLNKKWRKGLVLGGALLFLLWVSPLLIPLHIEKVREWPTSPILLDEKLRPFFVSLSSSSEWCIPISYEQMGAWLPHIAVAIEDRKFWSHHGVDFFAIARAGLQNIRAKKVVSGASTITSQVIRLSISRPRTIPMKIAEFLQAMKLERLLSKKEILEIYLNRAPFGSNIRGVEAASRIWFGKPAATLNVEEAALLIGMLRGPSLFRPDRNPKRAMTLRNQILAAIADQKLISKSFAAKRAGTPLPDQTYSMPALAFHFAHQVLSQSEALVITTTLDMQLQKRAEHVIQRTLSGLPPSITGAAMVVHNPTGAILAYVGNGRLGTKQWGSWIDCCQALRSPGSALKPFVYLEAFRRGLLTPSSLLVDSPLSFGGLAPRNFDLTYRGPVSARKALALSLNVPAVRVLRTVGTETLLQTLRAAGIASLTHEPSHYGDSLILGGCETTVTQMALAYETLANLGIQRPLQMVKENDAPYEKRIFDEASCFLIADILRDPGRLLPVHQEGMANQNMSIAFKTGTSYGLRDAWTAAYTPEHTIVVWFGDPAGFPHPLLTGLKIASSAAIEMIQAATKGKCKWYMPPAALAQREVCALSGLPPTKNCPAHRMDWYIPGISRNDRCSIHQKGKGQPDIPLTQEPQKLTITSPLPQSQFFLTPEGRGQKIALRCEGSKDILFWYLDNEFFGQSKAPKELFWKLSPGRHSISVMDEQGRSDSISIEVLSLSSPKPQSAPLLELH
- a CDS encoding Ig-like domain-containing alpha-2-macroglobulin family protein — its product is MKKKNIPLLTFVILVLFLVSGHLWAAEDFVVTDFKPQGSIEERAPLITVVFSAPVTPSETWPLSIYPAIPAEGTWNDPQTFTLKLIKPLSSATQYTVEMKEDLRDEKGRLLAGRHSFRFQTPSLTFVECRQIDLTEDGLATLELLFSAPVSPIRIRGFATLKDSYGRMVPYSVSGEHPSTSITLTTRPFDGNELLLSIASGLTSEAGPLGLEKPIEQKILLSSALAVRGSWNYLQGPNRGSIMIQTSSPIDMAKASNFISLEPKIPFTVNPEYNGFTIDGPFQPRQRYVLTLKKELSTRTGSQLGEEFKKAFVFSDVEPSIAFPTGGMFLSPAEDSRIPLETVNIDEVEMSLWRLYENNIPYAVMTGINSVPRELSNLTAQKKAKIQGTPNIAERRAIDLRELAKDEKGVFLLTARNTAPNTWQEAQQVVALTDIGIMARTYSEGIMVWANSIRKLEALVKAEVRVYSRSNQLIAEGKTGRDGIFMLHRTAPWNDELRPFLITVEKDGDMSFLPLDRNVVADNGFDISGRPYLRKGYEAFCFAPRNIFRPGETAQFKAIVRDGAHQAPSSFPLLLTITSSHGKELSRSTAKLSQEGTLLYSWEIPENIMTGAYQLALLMPGNEKTPLGTMTFYVEEFAPPRLEVLIEESVKALKPEEELLLSFSSRYLFGAPASDLPWEGEVRAVSSSFAHPKWKAYIFGDPEKKSEPVNEFIGQGNLDETGKGSLSYKARGELMAPSVLNFLFTIRVREEGGRWVPQTVSIPCYPAPYMIGIEKSKDAPLPQKPYEIRVAAVIPDGTPAPLHSLTVSVSKIMKHYTLKRYADQTRMEEQEEIGTPEVKEVALSQGIGLFTFTPQEPGEYLLQFEDQETGSSASTRLQVWYSFGSGEGGSPLIDRVIISTDKEKYVPGETATVNIQSPFQGLLLFTVDTDRQLIRKIEEMKSGETSLKVKITEDMVPNAYCTAWVIRSVSDKDYDAWGAHRALGTIPLFVDKPESHLSVSIESPQEIEPGSRLPVTVWLKDFKQRPVEGYVALALVDEGILGLTGYETPAPDTFFLGKRELSAFTNDMYDQLMPLESRKTPLLHPSGGDSAEAMYDAAMGGLLSPLLTGRSFTILSLFEGEAGTNHEGKAVIDLDIPEFSGKGRLMAVAVAGSAFGSFAQSVVIQRDIVVEPSLPRAVAPGDHFIMPVTLFSQGDVEQKVTLRVKEVQGMTIDDNKVVTLSVPAKGRISTAMPVTAGAKAGTGSLDIEAQWGEKSFTLSKEITIRPPYPKITTTQSGVITEEGDHTLPVSGGWFSGTQKGTLILSALPTANLTGAFNFVHYYPYSCLEQTVSRGWPLLVMPNLAKHIDPLLSSKKEVEKQLESILRRLGNLQLFDGSFVSWSGEGIPHLWGSVYASHFLVETAKKNIPLPEGLLEGALSYLRQILSLSDEEGPEKLAVRAYASYVLTLNGEPPLGWMEHLKGHRQAMTDSGRIFLAGAYSLYQKNTAPLKELGQVLFSTEEGVGGPTYELYWRNKALLLLMWNALDPLAPETIALASELTEQLYKETWETTQENALVLLALGRYMESTLPLQKKPFTAEVFLSEGSPLAKISEKEEIALPLDAVSHDLILRLKGEGPLYYGLSLSGVPEAAVEAYNKGIEVRRVVNSSASLGQKLSVELYVTPLAPTTTLVLSDLLPGGLEIESTGEIYYMPADGGEIRAEKRDDRLILFITNLKGPLIYRYTTRAVTRGTFALPPVSVEDMYNPGIRSLSHGGTLTIE